DNA from Kitasatospora acidiphila:
CTGTCCGGCCGCGCGTCAGGTCGTGATCCACCCGCTCGCCTTGATCCACCCGGTCACGGAGAGGAACGAGTGCCCATGCGTGAGACGCGGGAGCCGTCCGGCAGACACCGCCGGACCCGACAGGCCCTGCTGCAGGCGGCGTTGACCTGCACCCAGCGGTGGCACTGGCCGGTGGTGCCCGGTGCGGTGCCGGTGCTGCGGGCCGGCGACGGCACCGGGCCCTCGGTGTGCTGCGGCTGCGCCGATCCGCACTGCCCGGTGCCGGCCGCGCACCCGCACGGCCAGTCGCTGCTGGCCGCCACCACCGACGCCCGGATGGTGCGCTGGTGGTGGGAGCGGCACAGCCCGCAGGCGCCGGTGCTGGTGGCCACGGGGACGGCGGTGGCGGCGGTCAGCCTGCCCGCGGCGGCGGGTGCCCGGCTGCTCGGCTACCTGGACGCGCTGCGGATCCCCTGCGGGCCGGTGCTGGCCGGGCCGACCAGGTGCGCGCTGCTGGTCGCGCCGTACGGCTACCCGGAGTTGGGCGAGCTGCTGGCCGCCCAGGAGGCGACGCTGCGCCCCGGTGGTGCGCCCGGGCAGGTGCCGAGCTGCGTGCGCTACCACGGGCCGGGCGGGTTCCTGGTGCTGCCGCCGTCGCGGGTCGGGCTCGGCCAGGCGGCGGTGCGCTGGGTGCGGCGGCCGGTGCCGCTGCCCGGTGGCGGGGTGCGACTGCCGCCGGTGGCACAGCTGTTGGAGGGGCTGGTGGCGGCGGGCTCGGCGGTGCCGGACGGCAGCCGGCTGGCCTACTGACGGCGGGGCGGGGGCCGATCGCGGCTGACGTTCGGGGCCCGACCGCTCAAGGCGGGCCCAGCCCCTCAACTCGGGCCGGACCGCCCGACTTTGGCCCGACCGCTCAACTTTGGGCCAGAAAAGGAAAATCCGGCCGCTGGCGACGGGGGATGCACCAGCGACCGGACTTTTCAACAGTAACAAGGATTGGCGCCATAGCCAAAGCCCCTGGCGGGGTTGGTCCTGAGATTTCCCTGCCCAGGCGGGTGGATGTGACCAGTTTCACGCCGATTCGGCCGGAAACGATCACATGGCGCCAGCACCGGTCAGTTCAGCGTGACCTGACGGCTCACCAGGTTCGCCCGGGCCCGGCGCTCCTCGCCAGTGAGCGGCGCCTCCTGGGCCAGTGCGCCTGCCAGGCGTTCGGCGAAGGTGGCGGCCGGCTTCTCGCAGTCGGCGGCCGACATCTCCACCGGCAGGTCCCAGACCGGCACGGTCAGGCCGTGCGCGCGGAACGAGCCGACCAGCTTGGTGCCCTCGCCCAGCGAGGCGTCGCCGGTCGCGGCGAGCCGGGCCAGCGCGTCCAGCAGCTGCTCCTCCGGCACCGTCATCACCCAGCGCAGGTGGTTCTTGTCCGGGGTGCCGCACCAGTAGGCGCTGTCCACGCCGGCCAGCTTCTCGGTCGGGATCGCCGAGGCGTTGGCCCGCTCCAGCGACGCGGCCACCTCGCCGCTGGCCGACTCGGCGTCCTCCAGCCAGAACTCGAAGCCGGTGTGCACGGCCGGCGCGAACGGCGCGTCCAGGTCCAGCAGTTCCTGCAGGCGCGGACCGTCGGCCGGTGCCCGGCGGGTCGGCACCGGGGTGCCGGGCTCGATGGTGAGCGCCTGGACGAGCGCGTCGGCCAGGTCCCGGCTCAGGTCTCCGGAGGACGACTGGGTCTGCAGACCGAGCAGGATCGAGCCGTCCGGACGGCGCAGCGCCGGCCAGGCCAGCGGCAGCACGGTGGCCAGGGTGACCGACGGCACCTCGCCGGCGGCACCGGCGGCCGCCGCGGCGGTCAGGGTCAGCGGAGCGGTGGCGGCCGGCACCAGCTCGCGCAGCGCCACCCAGTCCGCCTCGCCGGGCAGCCCCTCGAACGGGCGCTGCACCAGCTCCTGCTCGGCGTGCGCGGCCTGCCGGCCGTGGCAGGCCTTGTAGCGGCGGCCGGAGCCGCACGGGCAGGCCTCGCGGGCGCCGACCACGGGGACGGTGCCGGTCGCGGCGGTGGACTGGGCGGACTTGTTGGCGGCCTTCTTGGCCATGGCGCGGCTCTCCCGGGAGTGGGGTCAGTGTCTCCGGGGCAGCCTACTGAGAATCCGCGGCCGGCTACCGTCGCCCGCGGCGGCGCCCGGCCGCGCCTGCCACGGCTACCGTCGCGCCCGCTGCAGCTACGGCTGCACCCGCTGCGGCTCCGGTGCCCGGTCGTGCGCGGGCAGCGCGGCCCACACCGTCACCTCGCCCGGCGCGTCGCGCACCCCCCAGTCGGTGGCCAGCTGGCCGACGATGCTCAGCCCGCGGCCGCCCCTGGCGGTCAGCGAGGGCCGGGCCGGCAGCGGCCTGGTGGTCGCGCCGCCGTCGGTGACCTCCAGGGTCAGGGTGCCGTCGCCGTGCATCTGCCAGCGCACCAGGATGCCGCCGAGATCTTCGGTCGCGGAATCCCTGACTTCATGGTGCCACGTCATATTGCTGCCATTGCCCGGAAATTCCTCGGCGATGTCCCGTTCCGTAAGGTCCAGCAATGGACCGAGCGGCCGGGCATAGCGGCAGGAATTGCTGAGCAGTTCGGAAAGGATCAGGACCGCGTCATCGATGACGGTGTCAGGCACCTCCTGGTCGCCCAGATCACGGCGCAACCTGCGCCGGGCTGCCCCGACGCTGGCCGGGCCGTGCGGCACCGCCATGGTCGATGAAGTCGGCACTTCACGCGCCACCATCAACGCCACCCCCGGACCTCCTTCAGCGTTTGCCGAGGGATGGATGCCCCGGTGGAATGCGACGGAAACGGCTCCGGGTGCACGGGGTGCGTCAATTGTGAAGTCGTCGCGACACTCATCGACTTTCGCGACCCAGCGTACGCAAAAGGTGATTATCCGCTTACGCTGCGTCAATCGCAGGAGTGGGATTCCGCCGCCCCGGGTATTGCCTTGCGCCGGGCGTACGCTCAGCGCCCGAGTTGGTCCAGCACCGCGCGGGGCCGGTTGGTGATGATCGCCGAGACGCCGAGTTCCAGGCAGAGCTCGACATCGGCCGGCTCGTCCACCGTCCACACGTGCACCCGGTGCCCGGCCGCCCGCAGCGCGCGGACCAGCTCCGGGCGGCGGCGGACCAGCTCGATGCCCGGCCCGGCCACCACCGCGCCCTGCGGCAGCCCGGCGCCCGGCCAGAGCCGCAGCAGCTCCGGGTGCTCGAACAGGAAGACCCGGGGGAACTCCGGCGCGGCCTTGCGCACCCGGCCCAGCGCCAGCCCGGAGAAGCTCATGATCCGGGCGTGCGGCCGCTCCGAGGCGCCCTCGCCGTCGGCGTCGTACGGCCCGACCGCGCCGGCGATCCCGAACCGGCGCAGCATCGCCACCAGCTCGGTCTCCACCCGGCCCCGGAACCGCACCGGGTGCTTGGTCTCGATCGCCAGGTCGACCCGGCGGCCGGCGTCCGCGACCAGCTCCAGCAGGCTCTCCAGGGTCAGCACCGGCTGCGGCTCGGGCCGCTCGGGGTGCTTCCAGGAGCCGAAGTCGTAGGCCCGCAGCTGCTCCAGGGTGAGCGCGGAGACCACCCGGCGGCCGCCGTCGGAGACCCGCTCGATGGTCCGGTCGTGCACGCAGACCAGCTGCCCGTCAGCGGTCACCCGCACGTCGCACTCCACCGCGTCGGCGCCCTCGGCCAGGGCGCGCCGATAGGCGGCGAGGGTGTGCTCGGGCAGCGCGGCGGAGGAGCCGCGGTGCGCCACCACCTGCACCGTCTGCGCGGTGCGGGTGGCGTTGGGGGCCGTCAGATCGGGGGTCGTCACGGGCTCCAGCCTAGAGCCGCGAGATGACGCGAACGCGACGGGCACCCCAACAGCCGGACCGTCAGGCCTTGGGAGCCGCCCTGGTCAGCGCCCAGGTGGCGAGCCCGGCGACCAGGAACGAGTAGAGCGAGGCCGAGGTCCAGTCGCCCGGGGTGTAGTGCAGCAGCGAGTGCGCCTTGGTCCAGAACGCGGTCCAGCCGGTGGTGATCGGGGTGGGCGACAGGTACTGGTAGGTCGCGAAGCCGAGCACCCAGGGGAGCAGCAGCAGCGGCCGGGACGGCGCGTCCTGGGTGAGCGCCCAGCCCTGCCGGCGGCCGCGGCCGAGGAAGTAGTCCACCGCCAGCACCGCGAGCAGCGGCACGAAGACCGAGCCGATCAGGTAGAGGAAGTTGGAGTACCAGGTGGCGAGCTGGTTGATCTGGGTCGCGACCGCGGTGACCAGCAGGCCGATTCCGGCGGTCAGCCAGCGCCGGTCCACCCGGGGGAGGAGGTTGTGCAGCGACATCGCGGTCGAGTAGACGTTGGCGAACGACTGGTCGGCCTCGCGCAGCACCAGCACCAGCAGGAACGCCCAGCCGGCCGTCACCCCGGAGAACGAGGTAAGCAGGTTGTCCACGTTGTTGCCCTTGGCCTGCAGCAGCGCGACCAGGCCCAGCAGGTAGCACCAGACCTGGGCGACGGTGTAGCCGGAGAAGGTGCCCCAGAACGAGGCGCGCGCGGTGCGGGAATGCCGGGTGTAGTCGGCGGCCAGCGGCACGAAGGAGACCGAGATGGCGATGATCGCGTCGGTGGCCTGGGAGAAGCCGTGCCAGTTGCCGCGGCCCGGGTTGGGGATGTGGTGCCGGCCGAGCTGGATGGTGAAGTAGACCATCGCCACGGCCACGGCGACCGCCACGTACTTGCGCAGTGCCGTGATCGAGCCCAGCGGCCAGATCGTCAGCACCGTGGTCACCGCCCCCGCCACCAGCACGAACAGCCAGTGCCAGCCCTGGGTGCCGACCACCGTCTGGGCGCCGCTGGAGATCACCAGCAGCTCGTAGATCCCCCAGCCGACGCACTGCAGCACATTGAGCACGGTCGGCAGGTAGGAGAGCCGGGTGCCGAACAGGCCGCGCAGCACCGCCATCGCCGGGGCGCCGGTGCGGGCGCCGATCAGCGCGGCCACCGCGAGCATCGCGGTGCCGATCACGGTGCCGAGCACGATCGCGGTGGTCGCCGCGGTGATCGACAGCTCCTGGCCCTGGGCGCCGAGCACGGTGCTCGCGGTGGTGAAGCCGATCAGGCTGATCCCGAGGTTGGCCCAGAGCGCGAACTGGTCCCGGAAGCCCAGGGTGCGCGGCGGCGCGGTGTCCAGCACCAGCGGCGCCTCGGCGCGAACGGGCGGTGCGTCCTGCAGCACCGCGGTGGAGGCAGGGGAGGGCGAAGCAGCCGTCATGGCGAAACTCCCTACGCCGGCATTACCCGGACAGGTTCCGGCGGTCTGCGCTCCCTCGCCCGCGCCGGCGAAATCGCCATGGCGTACGGTCGACCAGCGCACTCTCAGCCTGGTGGGTCCAAGCTCCCGCGTGTCAGATTTGGCCCGGAAAGGGTAGCCCGACACGCGGAATACGCCAAGGATGGGGGAATGCGCCGTCCGGATCGGCGGGACACCACGTTCGGTCGAGGCCGATCGAGTGGTCCCGAGGGGTGGGCGATCGCGGGCCGTCGGGTGTGCCTAAGGATTCTTACCAGTTCTTCAGGCAGGCCCTTACGGCAACCAGATCGGGCATGCGAAAAACTATGGGCCAAGGTCCTGTCAGCGATGGAGGTCGTCCGTGAGCACCGAGCACGAGAGTGGTTCCACCGGGCCGCAGGGGGAGCAACTCTCCAGCGGTCACGGCGAGCCGGGGGGCACTCCGGCGGTCGGTGGTCCGGCGGCGCCGGGCACCGGAGAGGTGACGCCGACGGTGGCGTTCGGCAAGGTGCCGGCTCCCGAGGCGGAGCCGGCCGCGCCGGCTGACAAGACGATGGCGTTCGGCCGGGTGCCGGCCCCCGAGGCTCCTGCCGCTCCGGTCGGCGAGCCCACCGTCGCCGAGGGCCTGAGCGCGCCCGAGTACATCGACGCGCCGCCGCCCGCCGTGCCGGGTGCCGGCTCCGGATACGTGGACGCGCCGCCGCCGGTGCTGCCGCCCGCCCCGGCCCAGCCGGCGCCCGCCGCGGAGCCCGTGGCCGTCGAGCCCCTGGTCGCGGAGCCCGTGGCGGCGGAGCCCACGGTCGTGGAGCCCCCGGTCAACCCGTACGCGACGCCGACGGCCGCCGCCGACCCCCGGGTCGCCCCGCAGATCACCGCCGGTGTGCCGGCCGGGTCCCCGCAGGAGCCGCACCACCCGTTCGGCGCCGGCCACCCGGTCGGCGAGGGCTGGGGCGGCGCGCCCACCGCCCCGGGCGGCCCGGGCTACCCCGGTGGCCCCGGTTACCCCGGTGGCCCGGGCGGCGACTACCCGGGTGGCCCGGGTGGCGAGTACCCGGGTGGTCCGGGTG
Protein-coding regions in this window:
- a CDS encoding DUF5926 family protein — its product is MAKKAANKSAQSTAATGTVPVVGAREACPCGSGRRYKACHGRQAAHAEQELVQRPFEGLPGEADWVALRELVPAATAPLTLTAAAAAGAAGEVPSVTLATVLPLAWPALRRPDGSILLGLQTQSSSGDLSRDLADALVQALTIEPGTPVPTRRAPADGPRLQELLDLDAPFAPAVHTGFEFWLEDAESASGEVAASLERANASAIPTEKLAGVDSAYWCGTPDKNHLRWVMTVPEEQLLDALARLAATGDASLGEGTKLVGSFRAHGLTVPVWDLPVEMSAADCEKPAATFAERLAGALAQEAPLTGEERRARANLVSRQVTLN
- a CDS encoding glycerophosphodiester phosphodiesterase family protein, with the translated sequence MTTPDLTAPNATRTAQTVQVVAHRGSSAALPEHTLAAYRRALAEGADAVECDVRVTADGQLVCVHDRTIERVSDGGRRVVSALTLEQLRAYDFGSWKHPERPEPQPVLTLESLLELVADAGRRVDLAIETKHPVRFRGRVETELVAMLRRFGIAGAVGPYDADGEGASERPHARIMSFSGLALGRVRKAAPEFPRVFLFEHPELLRLWPGAGLPQGAVVAGPGIELVRRRPELVRALRAAGHRVHVWTVDEPADVELCLELGVSAIITNRPRAVLDQLGR
- a CDS encoding purine-cytosine permease family protein, which gives rise to MTAASPSPASTAVLQDAPPVRAEAPLVLDTAPPRTLGFRDQFALWANLGISLIGFTTASTVLGAQGQELSITAATTAIVLGTVIGTAMLAVAALIGARTGAPAMAVLRGLFGTRLSYLPTVLNVLQCVGWGIYELLVISSGAQTVVGTQGWHWLFVLVAGAVTTVLTIWPLGSITALRKYVAVAVAVAMVYFTIQLGRHHIPNPGRGNWHGFSQATDAIIAISVSFVPLAADYTRHSRTARASFWGTFSGYTVAQVWCYLLGLVALLQAKGNNVDNLLTSFSGVTAGWAFLLVLVLREADQSFANVYSTAMSLHNLLPRVDRRWLTAGIGLLVTAVATQINQLATWYSNFLYLIGSVFVPLLAVLAVDYFLGRGRRQGWALTQDAPSRPLLLLPWVLGFATYQYLSPTPITTGWTAFWTKAHSLLHYTPGDWTSASLYSFLVAGLATWALTRAAPKA
- a CDS encoding bifunctional DNA primase/polymerase encodes the protein MRETREPSGRHRRTRQALLQAALTCTQRWHWPVVPGAVPVLRAGDGTGPSVCCGCADPHCPVPAAHPHGQSLLAATTDARMVRWWWERHSPQAPVLVATGTAVAAVSLPAAAGARLLGYLDALRIPCGPVLAGPTRCALLVAPYGYPELGELLAAQEATLRPGGAPGQVPSCVRYHGPGGFLVLPPSRVGLGQAAVRWVRRPVPLPGGGVRLPPVAQLLEGLVAAGSAVPDGSRLAY
- a CDS encoding ATP-binding protein yields the protein MVAREVPTSSTMAVPHGPASVGAARRRLRRDLGDQEVPDTVIDDAVLILSELLSNSCRYARPLGPLLDLTERDIAEEFPGNGSNMTWHHEVRDSATEDLGGILVRWQMHGDGTLTLEVTDGGATTRPLPARPSLTARGGRGLSIVGQLATDWGVRDAPGEVTVWAALPAHDRAPEPQRVQP